One segment of Vallicoccus soli DNA contains the following:
- the ybeY gene encoding rRNA maturation RNase YbeY: protein MSVDVNNESGTPVDEDVLVDLARHVLERLRIHPLAELSVLVVDEGTMERLHVQYMDEPGPTDVLSFPMDELRPGSEDKEPVPGLLGDVVLCPAVAAAQARTAGHSTQDELNLLLTHGILHLLGYDHAEPDEEREMFGLQRELLTSYAGGGTRR, encoded by the coding sequence GTGAGCGTCGACGTCAACAACGAGTCGGGGACGCCGGTCGACGAGGACGTCCTCGTCGACCTCGCCCGGCACGTGCTCGAGCGCCTGCGCATCCACCCGCTGGCCGAGCTCTCGGTCCTCGTCGTCGACGAGGGCACGATGGAGCGCCTGCACGTGCAGTACATGGACGAGCCGGGCCCGACCGACGTCCTGTCCTTCCCCATGGACGAGCTGCGCCCCGGCAGCGAGGACAAGGAGCCCGTGCCCGGCCTGCTCGGCGACGTCGTGCTCTGCCCGGCGGTCGCCGCGGCGCAGGCGCGCACGGCGGGGCACTCGACGCAGGACGAGCTCAACCTCCTGCTGACGCACGGGATCCTGCACCTGCTCGGCTACGACCACGCCGAGCCCGACGAGGAGCGCGAGATGTTCGGCCTCCAGCGCGAGCTGCTGACCTCGTACGCGGGGGGCGGGACGCGCCGGTGA
- a CDS encoding serine hydrolase domain-containing protein: MSGHPLGARVAALQRSARLPQLTAALARDGEVVAEAAAGVPEPAPDVQFRIGSITKTFTAVLVLQLRDEGRLALEDPLGRHLPGLPAAVADARAGDLLAHVSGLAREPGGDFWEAVPGPDAQGLLGLLPDPARVLPAGSRWHYSNLAYALLGRLVEELRGADLPTVLRERLLGPLGLERTSWLPEPPHAQGWRLHPFADLVEPEPHADTAAMGAAGQLWSTPRDLCRWGAFLLDPDPALLAPATAAQMRRPVVVVDDAWTQAHGLGLQLVRRGERVLAGHGGSMPGFLAGLVVLPGEGLVAAACANAWQVADPVGLCVDAVLDEAGRAPRRPRAWAPSPVPDAVRELLGEWYYRGAPVRLVCREGLLVLDSGRRRERFEPAGPDLFRGLDAWQGGEPLRVRRGDDGRPAVLDLATWLLVRDPEDPRGLP; this comes from the coding sequence GTGAGCGGGCACCCGCTCGGCGCCCGGGTCGCCGCGCTGCAGCGCAGCGCCCGCCTGCCCCAGCTCACCGCCGCCCTGGCCCGCGACGGCGAGGTCGTCGCCGAGGCCGCCGCCGGCGTGCCCGAGCCGGCGCCGGACGTGCAGTTCCGCATCGGCTCCATCACCAAGACCTTCACGGCGGTGCTGGTGCTCCAGCTGCGCGACGAGGGCCGGCTGGCGCTGGAGGACCCCCTCGGCCGGCACCTGCCGGGCCTGCCGGCTGCGGTCGCCGACGCCCGCGCCGGCGACCTGCTCGCCCACGTGTCCGGGCTGGCCCGCGAGCCGGGGGGCGACTTCTGGGAGGCCGTGCCCGGCCCCGACGCGCAGGGCCTGCTCGGCCTGCTGCCCGACCCGGCCCGGGTCCTGCCGGCGGGCTCGCGCTGGCACTACTCCAACCTCGCGTACGCCCTCCTCGGCCGCCTCGTCGAGGAGCTGCGCGGCGCCGACCTGCCGACGGTGCTCCGGGAGCGGCTGCTCGGGCCGCTGGGCCTGGAGCGCACCTCGTGGCTCCCGGAGCCGCCGCACGCCCAGGGCTGGCGCCTGCACCCCTTCGCCGACCTCGTGGAGCCGGAGCCGCACGCCGACACCGCCGCCATGGGCGCGGCCGGCCAGCTCTGGAGCACCCCGCGCGACCTGTGCCGCTGGGGCGCCTTCCTGCTCGACCCCGACCCGGCGCTGCTGGCCCCGGCCACCGCCGCGCAGATGCGCCGCCCGGTCGTGGTCGTCGACGACGCCTGGACCCAGGCGCACGGCCTGGGGCTCCAGCTCGTGCGGCGCGGCGAGCGGGTGCTCGCCGGGCACGGCGGGTCGATGCCCGGCTTCCTCGCCGGGCTGGTCGTGCTGCCCGGCGAGGGCCTCGTGGCCGCGGCGTGCGCGAACGCCTGGCAGGTCGCCGACCCGGTCGGGCTGTGCGTCGACGCCGTCCTCGACGAGGCGGGGCGCGCGCCGCGCCGGCCCCGGGCCTGGGCGCCGTCGCCGGTCCCCGACGCCGTGCGCGAGCTGCTGGGGGAGTGGTACTACCGGGGCGCGCCGGTGCGGCTCGTGTGCCGCGAGGGGCTGCTCGTGCTCGACAGCGGGCGGCGCCGGGAGCGCTTCGAGCCCGCGGGCCCCGACCTGTTCCGCGGCCTGGACGCCTGGCAGGGCGGCGAGCCGCTGCGGGTCCGGCGCGGGGACGACGGCCGCCCGGCGGTGCTCGACCTGGCGACCTGGCTGCTCGTGCGGGACCCGGAGGACCCGCGGGGGCTCCCCTGA
- a CDS encoding 16S rRNA (uracil(1498)-N(3))-methyltransferase, with the protein MTPPVFLVEPGTLPPRGRLVLDGAEGRHAAAVRRLQPGEALVLADGAGEVADCVVAVAHRDSLELEVVARRALPAPSPRLVVVQALAKGDRGETAVETMTEVGVDAVVPWAAARSVVQWRGDRGARALGKWRATAREAAKQSRRARVPEVLPLATTAEVAALAGAGTAYVLHEEAEEPLATAPLPDGGDLVLVVGPEGGVAPDELDALAAAGARPVRLGAEVLRTSTAGTAALAVLQVRTGRWG; encoded by the coding sequence GTGACCCCGCCCGTCTTCCTCGTCGAGCCCGGGACGCTGCCCCCGAGGGGGCGGCTCGTGCTCGACGGCGCCGAGGGCCGGCACGCCGCCGCGGTGCGGCGCCTGCAGCCCGGCGAGGCGCTCGTGCTCGCCGACGGCGCGGGCGAGGTGGCGGACTGCGTCGTCGCGGTCGCGCACCGCGACTCCCTGGAGCTCGAGGTCGTCGCGCGGCGGGCGCTGCCGGCGCCGAGCCCCCGGCTCGTCGTCGTGCAGGCGCTGGCCAAGGGCGACCGGGGCGAGACCGCCGTCGAGACGATGACCGAGGTCGGCGTCGACGCCGTCGTGCCGTGGGCCGCCGCCCGCTCCGTCGTGCAGTGGCGCGGCGACCGCGGTGCCCGGGCGCTCGGCAAGTGGCGGGCGACCGCCCGCGAGGCCGCCAAGCAGTCCCGCCGCGCACGCGTCCCCGAGGTCCTCCCGCTCGCGACCACCGCCGAGGTGGCGGCGCTGGCGGGGGCCGGGACGGCGTACGTGCTCCACGAGGAGGCCGAGGAGCCCCTCGCCACGGCGCCGCTCCCCGACGGCGGCGACCTCGTGCTCGTCGTCGGCCCCGAGGGCGGGGTCGCGCCCGACGAGCTCGACGCCCTCGCGGCCGCCGGGGCCCGCCCGGTGCGGCTCGGCGCCGAGGTGCTGCGCACCTCCACCGCCGGTACCGCCGCCCTCGCGGTCCTGCAGGTGCGCACCGGCCGCTGGGGCTGA
- a CDS encoding hydroxymethylglutaryl-CoA lyase encodes MPSDVTIVEVSPRDGLQNEAVHLSTADKVELVTRLVEAGARRVEAVSFAHPRVVPAMADAEAVMAAAPRRDGVSYIGLVLNRRGLDRALDAGVDEVNAVVAVSDAFSRRNQGTGTEEAVRVAAEVVAAARSAGLRTTVTLATAFGCPFEGEVHPDRVADVAARAAEGADELCLGDTIGVGVPTQVRDLADAVRGRVGDALPLRWHFHNTRNTGYANAVAALGTGSTVLDASAGGIGGCPFAPAATGNVATEDLAYLLERMGHRTGLDLPALLPTAAFLADRLGHPVPALLPRAGTFPG; translated from the coding sequence GTGCCCAGCGACGTCACGATCGTCGAGGTCAGCCCGCGCGACGGGCTCCAGAACGAGGCCGTGCACCTGAGCACCGCCGACAAGGTCGAGCTCGTCACCCGGCTCGTCGAGGCCGGCGCCCGGCGGGTGGAGGCGGTGTCGTTCGCGCACCCGCGGGTGGTGCCGGCGATGGCGGACGCCGAGGCGGTCATGGCCGCCGCGCCGCGGCGGGACGGGGTCTCGTACATCGGGCTGGTGCTCAACCGGCGCGGCCTGGACCGGGCCCTCGACGCGGGGGTCGACGAGGTCAACGCGGTGGTCGCGGTGAGCGACGCGTTCAGCCGCCGCAACCAGGGCACGGGCACCGAGGAGGCCGTACGGGTCGCCGCCGAGGTCGTCGCGGCGGCGCGGTCGGCGGGGCTGCGCACGACCGTCACCCTGGCGACCGCCTTCGGCTGCCCCTTCGAGGGCGAGGTGCACCCGGACCGGGTGGCCGACGTCGCCGCCCGCGCCGCGGAGGGCGCCGACGAGCTGTGCCTCGGCGACACCATCGGGGTCGGGGTGCCGACGCAGGTGCGCGACCTGGCCGACGCCGTGCGCGGGCGGGTCGGCGACGCGCTGCCGCTGCGCTGGCACTTCCACAACACCCGCAACACCGGCTACGCCAACGCGGTGGCGGCCCTGGGCACCGGCTCGACGGTGCTCGACGCGAGCGCCGGCGGCATCGGCGGCTGCCCCTTCGCGCCGGCGGCCACGGGGAACGTCGCGACCGAGGACCTCGCGTACCTGCTGGAGCGGATGGGCCACCGCACCGGCCTCGACCTGCCGGCCCTGCTCCCCACCGCGGCCTTCCTCGCCGACCGGCTGGGGCACCCCGTACCGGCGCTGCTGCCGCGCGCGGGCACGTTCCCGGGGTGA
- a CDS encoding PhoH family protein, translating to MAQTPQAQTTIVVPASQSMVALLGPGDELLRVVESAFPLTEVHVRGNEIKLSGDPGEVALVERLVGELVAVLRTGQGLTPDAVQRSIGMLRSETRERPAEVLTLSILSSRGRTIRPKTLNQKHYVEAIDRHTVVFGLGPAGTGKTYLAVAKAVQALQAKQVSRIILTRPAVEAGERLGFLPGSLSEKIDPYLRPLYDALHDMLDPATIPRLMTEGTIEVAPLAYMRGRTLNDAFIILDEAQNTSPEQMKMFLTRLGFGSRMVVTGDTTQVDLPSGTKSGLAVVQQILEGIDDVSFNRLSSADVVRHRLVSDIVEAYARHDADEAQRPGRGDRAAGEGRRDRRDRAR from the coding sequence ATGGCACAGACCCCACAGGCCCAGACCACCATCGTCGTCCCCGCGAGCCAGTCGATGGTCGCGCTCCTCGGACCGGGTGACGAGCTGCTCCGGGTGGTCGAGAGCGCCTTCCCGCTGACCGAGGTCCACGTCCGCGGCAACGAGATCAAGCTGTCCGGCGACCCGGGCGAGGTGGCCCTGGTCGAGCGGCTCGTCGGCGAGCTCGTCGCCGTCCTGCGCACCGGCCAGGGGCTCACCCCCGACGCCGTCCAGCGCAGCATCGGCATGCTCCGCTCGGAGACCCGCGAGCGCCCGGCCGAGGTGCTCACGCTGAGCATCCTGTCGAGCCGCGGGCGCACGATCCGGCCCAAGACGCTCAACCAGAAGCACTACGTCGAGGCCATCGACCGGCACACCGTGGTCTTCGGCCTCGGCCCGGCCGGCACCGGCAAGACGTACCTCGCGGTCGCCAAGGCCGTGCAGGCGCTGCAGGCCAAGCAGGTGAGCCGCATCATCCTGACCCGCCCGGCCGTCGAGGCCGGCGAGCGGCTCGGCTTCCTGCCGGGCAGCCTGTCGGAGAAGATCGACCCCTACCTGCGCCCGCTCTACGACGCGCTGCACGACATGCTCGACCCGGCGACGATCCCGCGGCTCATGACCGAGGGGACGATCGAGGTCGCCCCGCTGGCGTACATGCGCGGGCGCACGCTCAACGACGCCTTCATCATCCTCGACGAGGCCCAGAACACCTCGCCGGAGCAGATGAAGATGTTCCTGACGCGCCTCGGCTTCGGCTCGAGGATGGTCGTCACCGGCGACACCACGCAGGTCGACCTGCCGAGCGGCACCAAGAGCGGGCTCGCCGTGGTCCAGCAGATCCTCGAGGGCATCGACGACGTGTCGTTCAACCGCCTGAGCAGCGCGGACGTCGTCCGGCACCGGCTCGTCAGCGACATCGTGGAGGCGTACGCCCGGCACGACGCCGACGAGGCGCAGCGCCCCGGGCGCGGCGACCGCGCCGCGGGGGAGGGCCGCCGCGACCGGCGGGACCGCGCCCGGTGA
- a CDS encoding histidine triad nucleotide-binding protein, producing the protein MADARAPEDTTATPPDCLFCRLVAGEVPADVVVEGGRTLAFRDIDPQAPTHVLVVPREHHADVGALAAVDADLLAEVVRTAGEAAAVDGLTDHRLVFNTGPGAGQSVFHVHAHVLGGRRLAWPPG; encoded by the coding sequence ATGGCCGACGCCCGCGCGCCCGAGGACACCACCGCCACGCCGCCGGACTGCCTCTTCTGCCGGCTCGTCGCCGGGGAGGTGCCCGCCGACGTCGTCGTCGAGGGCGGGCGCACCCTGGCCTTCCGCGACATCGACCCGCAGGCGCCGACCCACGTGCTCGTGGTCCCGCGCGAGCACCACGCCGACGTGGGCGCGCTCGCGGCGGTCGACGCCGACCTGCTCGCGGAGGTCGTGCGGACCGCGGGCGAGGCGGCGGCGGTCGACGGGCTCACCGACCACCGGCTGGTCTTCAACACCGGGCCCGGCGCCGGGCAGTCGGTGTTCCACGTCCACGCGCACGTCCTCGGCGGGCGGCGCCTGGCCTGGCCGCCCGGGTGA
- the dnaJ gene encoding molecular chaperone DnaJ gives MPTQNTDHYATLGVARDASPDQIKKAYRRLARELHPDVNPDPETQERFKQVTAAYEVLADPQKREMYDLGGDPSAGGFPGGAGFGFNDIMDAFFGGAAGGGRGPRPRSRRGQDALIRLEVDLAEAAFGATRDLKVDTAVTCPTCHGGGAAPGTSPRTCDICKGRGEVQQVARSFLGQVMTSRPCPNCQGYGTVVPNPCGECGGDGRVRTRRDLTVKIPAGVDTGTRIQLAGEGEVGPGGGPPGDLYIEVSERPHPVFTRRGDDLHCTVKLPMTAAALGTTLTLDTLDGTEDVEVRSGTQSGQVVTLHERGVQHLRAPGRGDLHVHVDVQTPTRLDDEQEQLLRRLAQLRGEETPSGQFGREGEHGFFSRLRDAFR, from the coding sequence GTGCCCACGCAGAACACGGACCACTACGCCACCCTGGGCGTGGCGCGCGACGCGTCGCCGGACCAGATCAAGAAGGCGTACCGCCGCCTCGCCCGCGAGCTGCACCCGGACGTCAACCCCGACCCGGAGACGCAGGAGCGGTTCAAGCAGGTCACGGCCGCCTACGAGGTGCTCGCCGACCCGCAGAAGCGCGAGATGTACGACCTCGGCGGCGACCCCTCCGCCGGCGGCTTCCCCGGCGGCGCCGGCTTCGGGTTCAACGACATCATGGACGCGTTCTTCGGCGGCGCGGCCGGCGGCGGGCGCGGCCCGCGCCCCCGCTCGCGCCGCGGCCAGGACGCGCTCATCCGCCTCGAGGTCGACCTCGCCGAGGCCGCGTTCGGCGCGACCCGCGACCTCAAGGTCGACACCGCGGTCACCTGCCCCACCTGCCACGGCGGAGGTGCCGCGCCCGGGACGTCGCCGCGCACCTGCGACATCTGCAAGGGCCGCGGCGAGGTGCAGCAGGTCGCGCGCTCGTTCCTGGGGCAGGTCATGACCTCCAGGCCGTGCCCGAACTGCCAGGGGTACGGCACGGTCGTCCCCAACCCCTGCGGGGAGTGCGGCGGCGACGGGCGCGTGCGCACCCGGCGCGACCTCACCGTCAAGATCCCGGCCGGCGTCGACACCGGCACCCGCATCCAGCTCGCCGGCGAGGGCGAGGTCGGCCCCGGCGGCGGCCCGCCCGGCGACCTCTACATCGAGGTGTCCGAGCGCCCGCACCCGGTCTTCACCCGCCGCGGCGACGACCTGCACTGCACCGTCAAGCTCCCCATGACGGCGGCGGCGCTCGGCACGACGCTGACGCTCGACACCCTCGACGGCACCGAGGACGTCGAGGTGCGCTCGGGCACCCAGTCCGGGCAGGTCGTCACCCTCCACGAGCGCGGCGTGCAGCACCTGCGCGCGCCCGGGCGCGGCGACCTGCACGTGCACGTCGACGTGCAGACCCCGACCCGCCTCGACGACGAGCAGGAGCAGCTGCTGCGCCGGCTCGCCCAGCTGCGCGGCGAGGAGACCCCCTCCGGGCAGTTCGGCCGCGAGGGCGAGCACGGGTTCTTCTCGCGCCTGCGCGACGCGTTCCGCTGA
- a CDS encoding alpha-amylase family protein, translating into MRITDTSDLWWKTAVVYCLDVETYLDTDGDGTGDLVGVSERVDHLAELGVTCLWLMPFYPTPDRDDGYDITDFYGVDPRLGTHGDLVELVRTARDRGIRVIVDLVVNHTSDQHPWFRSAVASKDSPYRDFYVWRSDPPPDTSDQVVFPDQEDSLWEYSEPTGEWYLHRFYKHQPDLDVENPRVRDEVAKVMCFWLQLGISGFRVDAVPFFLEVQAGSEDFPDPHRYLRALRQLLGRRTGDGVLLGEVNLPYEEQVRFFGGEDGDELTMLFDFVGMQQLYLSLARQDARPLSAALAARPAVSPDSQWATFVRNHDELTLDKLTEDERAEVFAAFGPEEEMQVYGRGLRRRLPPMLDGDPRRVRMVYSLLFSLPGTPVLFYGEEIGMGEDLDAPGRLAVRTPMQWTGGRNGGFSTADPSALPGPVVTGGFAPEHVNVQDQRRDPGSLLAFVTLLAQRYRECPELGWASYEPLEQPHASVLAHRATWAEASLVALHNLAPEPRTVPLQLAGCGEDAVLVDLLQPGETPVGAGGAVELRLEGYGYRWLRVVRPGDRRLV; encoded by the coding sequence GTGAGGATCACCGACACCAGCGACCTGTGGTGGAAGACCGCCGTCGTCTACTGCCTCGACGTCGAGACGTACCTCGACACCGACGGGGACGGCACCGGCGACCTCGTCGGGGTCAGCGAGCGCGTCGACCACCTGGCCGAGCTGGGCGTGACCTGCCTGTGGCTCATGCCGTTCTACCCGACCCCGGACCGCGACGACGGCTACGACATCACGGACTTCTACGGCGTCGACCCGCGCCTGGGCACGCACGGCGACCTCGTCGAGCTCGTCCGCACCGCCCGCGACCGCGGCATCCGGGTCATCGTCGACCTCGTCGTCAACCACACCTCCGACCAGCACCCCTGGTTCCGCAGCGCGGTCGCGAGCAAGGACTCGCCGTACCGGGACTTCTACGTGTGGCGCTCGGACCCGCCGCCGGACACCAGCGACCAGGTGGTCTTCCCCGACCAGGAGGACTCGCTGTGGGAGTACAGCGAGCCGACGGGGGAGTGGTACCTGCACCGGTTCTACAAGCACCAGCCCGACCTCGACGTCGAGAACCCGCGGGTCCGCGACGAGGTCGCGAAGGTCATGTGCTTCTGGCTGCAGCTCGGGATCAGCGGGTTCCGGGTCGACGCGGTGCCGTTCTTCCTCGAGGTGCAGGCCGGGAGCGAGGACTTCCCCGACCCGCACCGGTACCTGCGCGCGCTGCGCCAGCTCCTCGGCCGGCGCACCGGCGACGGCGTGCTCCTCGGCGAGGTGAACCTGCCGTACGAGGAGCAGGTGCGCTTCTTCGGCGGGGAGGACGGCGACGAGCTGACGATGCTCTTCGACTTCGTCGGGATGCAGCAGCTCTACCTGTCCCTGGCCCGGCAGGACGCGCGCCCGCTGTCCGCGGCGCTCGCCGCCCGCCCCGCCGTGTCGCCGGACTCGCAGTGGGCCACCTTCGTGCGCAACCACGACGAGCTCACCCTCGACAAGCTCACCGAGGACGAGCGCGCCGAGGTCTTCGCCGCCTTCGGGCCCGAGGAGGAGATGCAGGTGTACGGCCGCGGCCTGCGCCGCCGGCTCCCGCCGATGCTCGACGGGGACCCGCGGCGGGTCCGCATGGTCTACAGCCTGCTGTTCTCGCTGCCCGGCACGCCGGTGCTGTTCTACGGCGAGGAGATCGGGATGGGCGAGGACCTCGACGCGCCCGGCCGGCTGGCGGTACGCACCCCGATGCAGTGGACGGGCGGGCGCAACGGCGGCTTCTCCACGGCCGACCCGTCGGCGCTGCCCGGCCCGGTCGTCACCGGCGGCTTCGCCCCGGAGCACGTCAACGTGCAGGACCAGCGCCGCGACCCGGGCTCGCTGCTCGCGTTCGTCACCCTGCTCGCGCAGCGCTACCGGGAGTGCCCCGAGCTGGGGTGGGCGTCGTACGAGCCCCTGGAGCAGCCGCACGCGAGCGTCCTGGCCCACCGGGCCACCTGGGCCGAGGCGTCGCTCGTCGCGCTGCACAACCTCGCGCCGGAGCCGCGGACGGTCCCGCTGCAGCTGGCCGGCTGCGGCGAGGACGCGGTGCTCGTCGACCTGCTGCAGCCCGGCGAGACCCCGGTGGGCGCGGGCGGGGCGGTCGAGCTGCGGCTGGAGGGCTACGGCTACCGCTGGCTGCGCGTGGTCCGCCCGGGGGACCGCCGGCTGGTGTGA
- the ilvA gene encoding threonine ammonia-lyase IlvA translates to MAGARAGARAGQRVDARAVDAGAVDEAAARLAGVVRRTPLEPSERLGDLVGGEVHLKREDLQAVRSYKLRGAYNLVVQERSRAAQAGVVAASAGNHAQGVAFACRALGLRGRIYVPGTTPRQKRERIAAVGGPLVETVVVGETYDEAQERALLDAATSGALMVPAFDDPRTVAGQGTVAVELVDQLGRAPDLVVVPVGGGGLAAGVATWLAERHPSTRVVGVEPAGAASMAAALEAGAPVPLAALDGFVDGAAVRTAGSVTYPLVRDHVDAVVSVDEGRVCSEMLRLYQSDGIIAEPAGALAAAALGDAVRPEPGTTTVVVLSGGNNDVSRYAEIVERSLVHEGLKHYFLVEFPQEPGALRRFLDEVLGPDDDITLFEYTKRNNREFGPALVGVELATAADLDPLLRRMGSSPLTARRIEPDDPLFRFVL, encoded by the coding sequence CTGGCCGGGGCACGCGCCGGGGCGCGCGCCGGGCAGCGGGTCGACGCGCGGGCGGTCGACGCGGGGGCGGTCGACGAGGCCGCGGCGCGCCTCGCCGGCGTCGTGCGCCGCACCCCCCTGGAGCCGAGCGAGCGGCTCGGCGACCTCGTGGGCGGCGAGGTGCACCTCAAGCGCGAGGACCTGCAGGCCGTCCGCTCCTACAAGCTGCGCGGTGCGTACAACCTCGTGGTGCAGGAGCGCTCGCGCGCGGCGCAGGCGGGCGTGGTCGCGGCGAGCGCCGGCAACCACGCCCAGGGCGTCGCCTTCGCCTGCCGGGCCCTCGGCCTGCGCGGGCGCATCTACGTCCCCGGCACGACCCCCCGCCAGAAGCGCGAGCGGATCGCCGCCGTCGGCGGCCCGCTCGTCGAGACCGTGGTGGTCGGCGAGACGTACGACGAGGCGCAGGAGCGCGCGCTGCTCGACGCCGCGACGAGCGGCGCGCTCATGGTGCCGGCCTTCGACGACCCGCGGACCGTCGCGGGCCAGGGCACGGTCGCGGTCGAGCTGGTCGACCAGCTGGGCCGGGCCCCCGACCTCGTCGTCGTCCCCGTCGGCGGCGGCGGCCTCGCGGCCGGCGTGGCCACCTGGCTCGCCGAGCGGCACCCGTCGACCCGCGTGGTGGGCGTCGAGCCGGCCGGCGCCGCGTCGATGGCGGCGGCGCTGGAGGCGGGCGCCCCGGTGCCGCTGGCCGCCCTCGACGGGTTCGTCGACGGCGCCGCGGTGCGCACCGCGGGCAGCGTGACCTACCCCCTCGTGCGCGACCACGTCGACGCCGTCGTGAGCGTCGACGAGGGCCGGGTGTGCAGCGAGATGCTCCGGCTCTACCAGTCCGACGGGATCATCGCCGAGCCGGCCGGCGCCCTCGCCGCCGCGGCCCTCGGCGACGCCGTGCGGCCCGAGCCCGGCACGACCACCGTCGTCGTGCTCTCCGGCGGCAACAACGACGTGAGCCGCTACGCGGAGATCGTCGAGCGCTCGCTCGTGCACGAGGGGCTCAAGCACTACTTCCTCGTCGAGTTCCCCCAGGAGCCCGGCGCGCTGCGCCGCTTCCTCGACGAGGTGCTCGGCCCCGACGACGACATCACCCTGTTCGAGTACACCAAGCGCAACAACCGCGAGTTCGGCCCGGCGCTGGTCGGCGTCGAGCTCGCGACGGCGGCCGACCTCGACCCGCTGCTGCGGCGCATGGGGTCCTCCCCGCTCACCGCGCGGCGCATCGAGCCGGACGACCCGCTCTTCCGCTTCGTGCTCTGA
- the hrcA gene encoding heat-inducible transcriptional repressor HrcA → MVEDRRLAVLRAIVEDYVSTEEPVGSKSLVERHNLGVSPATIRNDMAALEEEGYIAQPHTSAGRVPTDKGYRLFVDRLSTVKPLTAAERRAIQSFLDCAVDLDDVVLRTVRLLAQLTRQVAVVQYPSLTRSTVRHVEVVPLGGTRVMLVLITDTGRVEQRVVECRQVPGEQLLADLRSRLNAAVDGRRLTDVPDLVADLADRFEPAERPVVDTLLAVLLEALLEQSEERVVLAGTANLARFGQDFPLTIRPVLEALEEHVVLLRLLGEASDPSTLTVRIGSEIQHEGLSSTSLVSTGYGSGAEAVAKLGVLGPTRMDYPSTMGAVRAVARYVGQILAES, encoded by the coding sequence GTGGTCGAGGACCGTCGGCTGGCCGTCCTGCGCGCCATCGTCGAGGACTACGTGTCGACCGAGGAGCCCGTCGGCTCGAAGTCGCTCGTGGAGCGGCACAACCTCGGGGTCTCCCCGGCGACCATCCGCAACGACATGGCCGCGCTGGAGGAGGAGGGCTACATCGCCCAGCCCCACACCAGCGCCGGCCGGGTGCCGACCGACAAGGGCTACCGGCTCTTCGTCGACCGGCTCTCCACCGTCAAGCCGCTCACGGCGGCCGAGCGCCGCGCCATCCAGAGCTTCCTGGACTGCGCCGTCGACCTCGACGACGTCGTCCTGCGCACGGTGCGCCTGCTCGCGCAGCTGACGCGCCAGGTCGCCGTCGTGCAGTACCCCTCGCTGACCCGCTCGACGGTGCGCCACGTCGAGGTGGTCCCGCTGGGCGGGACCCGCGTCATGCTCGTGCTCATCACCGACACCGGCCGGGTCGAGCAGCGGGTCGTCGAGTGCCGGCAGGTCCCCGGGGAGCAGCTGCTCGCCGACCTGCGGTCCCGGCTCAACGCGGCCGTCGACGGCCGGCGCCTCACCGACGTCCCCGACCTCGTCGCCGACCTCGCCGACCGCTTCGAGCCCGCCGAGCGGCCCGTCGTCGACACCCTCCTCGCGGTGCTGCTCGAGGCCCTGCTCGAGCAGAGCGAGGAGCGGGTGGTGCTCGCGGGCACCGCCAACCTGGCCCGCTTCGGGCAGGACTTCCCCCTCACCATCCGGCCCGTCCTCGAGGCGCTGGAGGAGCACGTCGTGCTCCTGCGCCTGCTCGGCGAGGCCAGCGACCCCTCGACCCTCACCGTGCGCATCGGCTCGGAGATCCAGCACGAGGGGCTCTCGAGCACCTCGCTGGTGTCCACCGGCTACGGTTCGGGCGCCGAGGCGGTCGCGAAGCTCGGAGTGCTCGGACCGACGCGCATGGACTACCCGTCGACGATGGGTGCGGTGCGCGCGGTGGCCCGTTACGTCGGACAGATCCTCGCGGAGAGCTAG